The Sphingobacteriales bacterium genomic sequence TCGGTTCCGGGCTCAACCATCCGGATATTTCCGTATTGGCCATCGGCATACTCGTACAAATAATCGCCCAAGTGGATAATAGCATCTACATCGTTGCGGTTGGCCAAATGGCGGTAAGCATTAAAATAACCCTGCCCAAACCCCGCACACGATACTACACCAAAACGCAGTTGTGTTACGTCATCGGCAGTACTTGGGGCAGTTTTGGTGCGCCCTGTCAGCGACCAAGCATTTTTATGTTTAAAACGGTAATAGTAGTAAGTGTTAGATGCAAGCGAGGTTATAGCAACCTTTATACAATAATCGGTTTGGGCGGTAGCATTTACAGCACCTTTATCAATAATATTAGTAAAAGCGGTGTCGGTGGCTATTTCCCAACTAATTTTTTGGCTGGCAGTATCGGTTGTGGTTAAGCGCGTCCAAATGATAACGCTGTTAGCGGTTGGGTCGCCCGATGCTACGCCATGATAAAACGGTGCTAAGGCGGGGTCGGGGTCAAGGCGGTCGGTGCGATATTGAGCTTTTGTTTGAAAGGACAAAAAAACTGTTAGCAACACTACAACAAAAAGTAAGCGAATTGGCAACATAACACAACTATTTTTTTAAGAAACAAGTGTAGCAGCAAGCACAAACTTAAGCTTGGTTGTTGTTTATGCTTCTAAAGGCTAAAAGTACAATTTTACCCTAACAATATTGTATTTTTAGCTCACTTCTTTTTTTTGCATGTAACAAACTTATCTTGCATTTAAAACTCGCCCGTAGCCAACATAACAAGTGTGCAGGCAATAACTGGCACAATACCGTTTTGAAGGGCAATTTTTTCTAATTCAGGGTTTTCGGTTCCGGGATTAAAAATAATGCGCTTGGGCTTTACACTCAAAATAAAAGGATAAAATTCGGTTTGGTTTTGGGCATTAAGGTAAAGTGTAATGGTGTGTATAGTAGGGTTTAATGGTAGTTGGGGTAATTGCCTCATAATGGTAACGGCACCCATTTGCCCCTCTCGTTTGCCAATGGCAATAACTGCATGGCCATATTGTTGCAATTTTAGCGCAGCTTTATAGGCATATCGTTCGGGGTTGGGGCTTGCCCCTAAAACTATGGTGGGTTTTGACATTTTATATCTAATTTAATTATCTACTTAATTGCGAGAGGTAGCAAAAGCCTGCTACTATGTTTAATGCTTTGTCTGTAAGTGAAAGAAACAAAATTGCAACCTCAAAAGTTGTGAAACCATGATTGTAGTTAGTTTTTAACTCATTTGCCTTATCTTTGCAGCCACAATTTTAATCCGGATATTTTTTTTGTAAAATCTTAAATTTTGAAGTTCAAACATATTGTACACCATTAATACATGGAAATTTTAACCGAATTATTTGGCATCGAACCATACAGAGCGCTGCTTATTATTGTAAACTTAATTATTATAGAAAGTGTTTTATCTATTGACAATGCTGCAGTAATAGCCACTATGGTGCTTGACTTGCCCAAAAAACAACGCGGCAAGGCTTTAAAATATGGCATAATTGGGGCGTATGTGTTTAGGGCTATTTGTTTAGTTTTTGCCGCCTGGCTTATTGAGTTTTGGTGGCTTAAACCATTAGGGGGGTTATACTTATTATACTTAGGTATAGATTATTTTAGAAATCAAAAGAAAAAAGACAATCAAGCCGAAACCATTAAAGAAAAAAAACAAAGCTGGCTATACCAAATTACCTTAGGTAAATTAGGGCGGTTTTGGGCAACCGTCCTTATGGTCGAAATTGTTGATTTGGCGTTTTCAATTGATAATGTGTTTGCCGCCGTCGCCTATGTTGAAAATGTACCCCACCCCTACAATTTGCGTATTGTAATGATTGGCGTATTTATTGGCATTTTAGCCATGCGTTTTGTAGCACAAAGCTTCGTAAAATTATTGACACGCTACCCCACCTTGGCCGACTCGGCATTTTTGGTAATTGCTTTGTTAGGGTTAAAACTACTTATTGCCTTCCCGTGCCATTTTTTCGACAACTCGCAATGGTGCCAAATAGCGCAAAGCGAACATGCCGACTTAGGCGTCTCTATCATTACGCTTATGCTGTTTTTGTACCCAGTATTTCGGCAATACCTCTTCGATATTCCTAAAAAATAAGAACCTGCATTTTGCCGGCAAGTTAAACTGTTTTCAATTGATTTTTGATGAACCAAAATTTAACTATTCGAGCTCTTGGTAGTCTATTCCAAGCAGGTAAGGTCTGTAAACTTATACTATGGTTAATGTTTTTCCGGATTTTTCCGGATTATTAGCTAATTTTCTGTCTGTTTCAGCCCAAATCATAATAAATAAAAAATAAATTCTATACTACTATGCAAAAATCCTTTTTTTTGTTCTTCGTTCTTGTTGCCACCGTTGTGTTTGGCTGGGGGTGCTCATCGGCCAACCAGTTACTTAAAAATGCCGAAGACGTGTTAAATCAGCAAACCAACGGCAAACCCGTTACCAATTCCGAGATAATAATGGGCCTAAAAGAAGCCCTAAATTTAGGTATTGGCAAAGGTGCCGATATTGTATCGAAAAAAGATGGCTATTTTAAAAACGCAGCAATAAAAATTATTATGCCCGCCGAGGCGCAAAAAGCCGAAAAAACCCTGCGCGACCTTGGTTTTAACAAACTTTGCGATAATGCCATTGAAAGCATGAACCGCGCCGCCGAAGATGCCGCCATTAAAGCTAAACCAATTTTTATTGATGCTATTAAAAAAATGACAATAACCGATGCCCTAAACATATTAAAAGGTCAAAACAATGCCGCCACCGAATATTTGCGCAAAACTACCAGCAACTCCTTAACCAACGCCTTTAAACCCGTTGTAAGCGCCTCGCTTAAAAAGGTAAATGCCACCAAATTTTGGAACGATGCCTTTACCGAATACAACAAAATACCAATGGTAAAAAAGGTAAATCCCGACCTTGAAGACTATGTAACCCAGCGCGCCCTCGATGGCCTGTTTCACATGATTGCCAAAGAAGAAGCCAAAATAAGAAAAGACCCCTTAGCCCGCACAACCGAAATTTTAAAACGAGTTTTTAAACTACAAGATAATTAACACCCCCCCCCAACCTCCATCCGGAAGAAAAAGAAGAGGCTGCCCCAAAAGGATAGCCTCTTTTCTTTTTTGAACATTTTTTAGCCGTTATGCTGCAACCATAAAAAATGCCTAATTTTGTGGCTTCAAACAAATAAGCCAACAAACAAATTTTTGACGCTGCCGATTTTGTTAAATTTATTCCGGAAGAAAAAAGCAAAATAAATCGTTTGCCCAACGGTTTCCTTACCTCCAGAAAAAACTAAATCTTACTTGTTTCATTTTTAACTGCTTATTGTCATTTATTCCATTTACTTTATTTTATATACATGTACACCACCCCGTTTACCCATCTACATATAGCACTTGGCGCTAAAATGGCCGAGTTTGCCGGCTACAATATGCCTATTCAATATACTGGTATTACAGACGAGCATCTTTGCGTGCGCCAGCGTGTAGGCATGTTCGATGTGTCGCACATGGCCGAGTTTATTGTGCGAGGCCCCAATGCCCAAGCCTTTTTGCAATATGTAAGCAGCAATGATGTATCTAAACTTTACGAGGGAAAAATACAATACTCGTGTTTAATGAACGACCAAAACGGAATTGTTGACGATATGCTGGTGTATAATTTGCAACCTAATAGCTATATGTTGGTAGTAAATGCCTCGAACCGGCAAAAAGACTGGGATTGGCTGCTAAAACACTGCCCCGACCAAGGCGTTGAAATGATTGATATTAGCAACAGAACCGCTTTGCTGGCCGTGCAAGGCCCTTTGGCTGCCCAAACATTGCAAGGACTAACCGATATTGACCTTGCCAATATGGAGTATTACACGTTTAAAAAAGGTAAATTTGCCGGAATTGATAATGTTTTGGTGTCAGCAACGGGTTATACAGGCGCCGGCGGCTTCGAAATTTATTTTGATAACGAACACGCCGAGCTTGTTTGGAACGCTATTTTACAAGCAGGCCAGCCCAATGGCTTACAATTGGCCGGATTAGGTGCCCGCGATACCTTACGATTAGAAAAAGGCTACTGCTTGTACGGCAACGATATTAACGATACTACCTCGCCCCTTGAAGCCGGTTTGGGCTGGGTGGTACAACTTAATAAGCCCACCGACTTTTTGTCGAAAGGTTTATTGCAAGCCCAAAAAGCAGCCGGCCTTAGCCGTAAATTAGTGGGCATTGAGCTTACCGATAAAGGTGTTGCCCGCCACGGCTACCCCATTATTAACGAACAAGGCGAAATTATTGGCGAGGTTACCTCCGGAACCCAATCGCCCCTGCTTAAAAAATCAATTGCCTTAGGTTATGTAGCTACCCAGTATGCTAAAACCGGAACCACAATTTATATCGATATCCGACAAAAACCAATAGCTGCCGTTGTTACCAAAATACCATTTGTGTAAACACTAAACAAAATTTAATATTAGTTTAACATTTGCCTAACGTTTTAGTTAAGTTGCTGCCCTACCTTTACATAAAATTTACCTTAGCCATATTTAAATTGTTTAGTGAACCCGCAACAAATAAACATACTTATTGCCGACGACGAGCCCGATACGCTTGAATTTATTGGCTATAATCTTCGCAAAGAGGGCTACAAGCTTGCTACCGCAAATAACGGAAACGAAGTTTTAACCATCGCACCTATTTTCAAGCCTCATTTAATATTATTAGATATTATGATGCCCGAATTAGATGGCATTCAAACTTGCGCTGCCCTGCGCAAATTGCCTGATTTTGAAAATACCCTTATTGTGTTTCTAACAGCCCGAAATGAAGAATTTACGCAAGTTATGGCACTTGACACAGGCGGAGACGACTTTATTAATAAACCAATTAAACCCGGATTATTACTTAGCAAAATAAAATCAATATTGCGCCGACTAGACCAGAAGAATACTGCCGCAACAGCTAACAAAAATAATGCTACTAATCAGTCAGAGGCAAATAACGAGTCTGCTACTATTTATTTTTCCGGATTGGAAATTAACCGCGAGCGTTTTGTTGTAATTCAAAACAATACCACCTTTGAATTGCCTAAAAAAGAGTTCGATTTGTTGTACTTATTAGCAACAAAACCCGGAAAAGTATTTACAAGGCACGAAATATTGCAAAAAATTTGGGGTAGCGAGGTCATTGTAACCGACCGTACCATTGATGTGCATATTCGAAAACTGCGCGAAAAATTAGGCGAAAAACTTATTAAAACAGCAGCAGGAGTAGGTTATAAACTAAACGTATAATGTTTTTCACAAACCTAACAATCTCGAAGAGATTTGAGGTTTATGGAAAAAACATAGCTTAACAAGGGGCTGGCTGTCCAATTAAAGAGACATTTGCCGTTTAAACTCGCTGGTTGTATGAAAAACAATATCCGGATTGTTTTCTTGCTCGTTTTGCAGCATCCAAGGCGATGGTGCTAAATATACCCAGTTATTGTCTTTATCGGTGGCAATATTGCGGATTTTACGTTGTACAAAAGCATCTAATTTTTCGGGGTCGTCGCAGGTAAGCCAACAAGCCTTATAAAATTCAACGGGCACAAAGCGGCAAAGGGCTTTGTACTCAAACTCTAAGCGATATTGAATTACATCAAACTGCAATTCGCCAACAGTGCCTACAATGCGTTTATTGCCAAATTGTTTTTGGGTAAACAGTTGGGCTACGCCCTCGTCGGTAAGTTGTTCAATACCTTTGTCTAACTGTTTGGTTTTCATGGGGTCGGCGTTGATAAGTTCGCGGAAAATTTCCGGAGAAAAACTTGGGATGCCCTGAAATAAAAATTTATCGCCTTCGGTTAAAGTGTCGCCAATTTTAAAATTCCCCGAGTCGTACAAACCCACTACATCGCCCGGAAAAGCCTCGTCAATAATATTCTTTTTTTGTGCCATAAAGCTGGTAGGGTTGCTAAAACGCACCTCTTTGCCCAGGCGCACGTGGTAGTAAAACGTGTTGCGCTCAAACTTACCCGAGCATACACGCATAAAGGCTATGCGGTCGCGGTGGCGCGGGTCGAGGTTGGCATGTATTTTAAAAATAAAGCCGCTAAATTCTGCATCGCTGGGGTTAACTGTGCCTTGTGTGGTAGGGCGCGGCGTTGGCCAGGGAGCAATTTGGGTAAAGGTATCTAATAGCTCGCGCACGCCAAAATTGTTTACAGCGCTGCCAAAAAATACAGGTGCTAAATTTCCAGATTGGTAGGCTTCTACATTAAACGCATCGTAAACCGAGGTTATAATATCGGTTTCATCTCTAAGCACCTGAGCATCGGGTTTACCTATGGCTTTGTCAATTTGGGGGTCGTTAATATTGGTGGTGGTTAAAAGGTCGTCTTCTACACGCTGCGAGCTGGGCCTAAACAGCAATAACGACTGGTTAAACAAATTGTAAACCCCTTTAAATCGCTGGCCTATGCCAATGGGCCAACTTAAAGGGCGCACTCTAATTTTTAATTTGGTTTCTAATTCGTCTAAAAGGTCAAAAGGGTCGCGGCCTTCGCGGTCAAGTTTATTGATAAAAATAATTACCGGCGTATGGCGCATCCGGCAAACCTCCATTAGGCGTTCTGTTTGCTCTTCAACGCCTTTTACGCAGTCAATAACCAAAATTACACTATCTACGGCGCTTAGGGTGCGGTAGGTATCTTCGGCAAAATCTTTGTGGCCGGGGGTATCTAAAATATTAATTTGAAGGTCGTTGTATTCAAATGCCATTACTGAGGTTGCTACCGAAATACCGCGTTGTTTTTCAATTTCCATAAAATCGCTGGTAGCGGTTTTTTTAATTTTATTCGATTTTACCGCGCCTGCAATTTGAATTGCCCCCCCATACAGCAGCAATTTTTCGGTAAGTGTTGTTTTTCCGGCATCGGGGTGACTAATAATGGCAAAAGTACGCCGCTTTTGTAGCTCGGCAGCAATAATATTTGATGGTGAGGACGACATAATTTAATTTGTAGCTGGGGTTGTAGTAGTAGGTGGCCTTAGCATTGAACTGTGAAGGCCGTTTTGTCCGGATTTCCGGATAAATAAGGTGTTAATTAAATGGTTTCCGGAGCTAAAAAACAAATCCGGATAAAAAATTATGATGCAAATAGCTGGCAGGGCTTATCATTGCCTAACCCACCATTAATGTTAGGGCAGTTTACATGCTGCCTACCAATTTAGCAGCCATGCAAAGATGAGCGGCGCAACAATGGTAGCATCGCTTTCAACAATAAATTTTGGGGTATTAATATCGAGTTTGCCCCAGGTAATTTTTTCGTTGGGTACAGCCCCCGAATACGAGCCGTAGCTGGTTGTCGAGTCGCTTATTTGGCAAAAATAGCTCCAAAACGGAATGTCTTCCATTTCCATATCTTGGTATAACATGGGCACCACACAAATAGGAAAATCGCCGGCAATACCGCCCCCAATTTGAAAAAAGCCCACGCCTTGCCCGCCGCTGTTTTTAACGTACCAATCGGCCAGCCAAGTCATATACTCAATACCGCTGCGCATGGTAGTTGGTTTAATATCTTTTTTAATGCAATAGCTTGCAAATATATTGCCCATTGTGCTGTCTTCCCATCCGGGAACAATGATGGGCAGGTTTTTTTCGGCTGCGGCCAACATCCACGAGTTGCGCGGGTCAATTTGATAGTATTGCTCTAAAACACCGCTTAACAGCATTTTATACATAAACTCGTGCGGAAGGTAACGTTCGCCTTTGTTGTCGGCATCTTTCCAAAGTTGGTAAATATGTTTTTGAAGCCGCCTGAAGGCTTCTTCTTCGGGTATGCAGGTGTCGGTAACGCGGTTAAAGCCGTGCTCTAACAATTCCCATTCGTCTTGGGGGCTAAGGTCGCGGTAGTTAGGCACACGTTTATAATGATTATGGGCTACAAGGTTCATTAAATCTTCTTCTAAGTTGGCCCCGGTACAGCTTATAATCTGTACTTTGTCTTGGCGTATCATTTCGGCCAGCGATTTGCCTAACTCGGCTGTTGACATTGCCCCGGCTAAGGTAATCATCATTTTACCGCCTTTTTCTAAATGGGTTTCGTAGGCTTTTGCGGCATCAACGGTGGCGGCAGCGTTAAAATGCAAATAATGCGTTTGCATGAATTGGCAAATGGGGCCGGTTTTAAGGCTCATAACTTTACTAATTAATAGATTTGTTTAAAATAGTTGGCAGCGCAACAAATAAATAGAAACAAGTTAAAACAAAACAAGCCGCAAAATTACAACGATTTTGGGGGTATTTAGCAGGTTGATAG encodes the following:
- a CDS encoding CoA-binding protein, which codes for MSKPTIVLGASPNPERYAYKAALKLQQYGHAVIAIGKREGQMGAVTIMRQLPQLPLNPTIHTITLYLNAQNQTEFYPFILSVKPKRIIFNPGTENPELEKIALQNGIVPVIACTLVMLATGEF
- a CDS encoding DUF475 domain-containing protein; the protein is MEILTELFGIEPYRALLIIVNLIIIESVLSIDNAAVIATMVLDLPKKQRGKALKYGIIGAYVFRAICLVFAAWLIEFWWLKPLGGLYLLYLGIDYFRNQKKKDNQAETIKEKKQSWLYQITLGKLGRFWATVLMVEIVDLAFSIDNVFAAVAYVENVPHPYNLRIVMIGVFIGILAMRFVAQSFVKLLTRYPTLADSAFLVIALLGLKLLIAFPCHFFDNSQWCQIAQSEHADLGVSIITLMLFLYPVFRQYLFDIPKK
- a CDS encoding DUF4197 domain-containing protein; protein product: MQKSFFLFFVLVATVVFGWGCSSANQLLKNAEDVLNQQTNGKPVTNSEIIMGLKEALNLGIGKGADIVSKKDGYFKNAAIKIIMPAEAQKAEKTLRDLGFNKLCDNAIESMNRAAEDAAIKAKPIFIDAIKKMTITDALNILKGQNNAATEYLRKTTSNSLTNAFKPVVSASLKKVNATKFWNDAFTEYNKIPMVKKVNPDLEDYVTQRALDGLFHMIAKEEAKIRKDPLARTTEILKRVFKLQDN
- the gcvT gene encoding glycine cleavage system aminomethyltransferase GcvT, whose protein sequence is MYTTPFTHLHIALGAKMAEFAGYNMPIQYTGITDEHLCVRQRVGMFDVSHMAEFIVRGPNAQAFLQYVSSNDVSKLYEGKIQYSCLMNDQNGIVDDMLVYNLQPNSYMLVVNASNRQKDWDWLLKHCPDQGVEMIDISNRTALLAVQGPLAAQTLQGLTDIDLANMEYYTFKKGKFAGIDNVLVSATGYTGAGGFEIYFDNEHAELVWNAILQAGQPNGLQLAGLGARDTLRLEKGYCLYGNDINDTTSPLEAGLGWVVQLNKPTDFLSKGLLQAQKAAGLSRKLVGIELTDKGVARHGYPIINEQGEIIGEVTSGTQSPLLKKSIALGYVATQYAKTGTTIYIDIRQKPIAAVVTKIPFV
- a CDS encoding response regulator transcription factor, whose protein sequence is MNPQQINILIADDEPDTLEFIGYNLRKEGYKLATANNGNEVLTIAPIFKPHLILLDIMMPELDGIQTCAALRKLPDFENTLIVFLTARNEEFTQVMALDTGGDDFINKPIKPGLLLSKIKSILRRLDQKNTAATANKNNATNQSEANNESATIYFSGLEINRERFVVIQNNTTFELPKKEFDLLYLLATKPGKVFTRHEILQKIWGSEVIVTDRTIDVHIRKLREKLGEKLIKTAAGVGYKLNV
- a CDS encoding peptide chain release factor 3; its protein translation is MSSSPSNIIAAELQKRRTFAIISHPDAGKTTLTEKLLLYGGAIQIAGAVKSNKIKKTATSDFMEIEKQRGISVATSVMAFEYNDLQINILDTPGHKDFAEDTYRTLSAVDSVILVIDCVKGVEEQTERLMEVCRMRHTPVIIFINKLDREGRDPFDLLDELETKLKIRVRPLSWPIGIGQRFKGVYNLFNQSLLLFRPSSQRVEDDLLTTTNINDPQIDKAIGKPDAQVLRDETDIITSVYDAFNVEAYQSGNLAPVFFGSAVNNFGVRELLDTFTQIAPWPTPRPTTQGTVNPSDAEFSGFIFKIHANLDPRHRDRIAFMRVCSGKFERNTFYYHVRLGKEVRFSNPTSFMAQKKNIIDEAFPGDVVGLYDSGNFKIGDTLTEGDKFLFQGIPSFSPEIFRELINADPMKTKQLDKGIEQLTDEGVAQLFTQKQFGNKRIVGTVGELQFDVIQYRLEFEYKALCRFVPVEFYKACWLTCDDPEKLDAFVQRKIRNIATDKDNNWVYLAPSPWMLQNEQENNPDIVFHTTSEFKRQMSL
- a CDS encoding deoxyhypusine synthase family protein, translated to MSLKTGPICQFMQTHYLHFNAAATVDAAKAYETHLEKGGKMMITLAGAMSTAELGKSLAEMIRQDKVQIISCTGANLEEDLMNLVAHNHYKRVPNYRDLSPQDEWELLEHGFNRVTDTCIPEEEAFRRLQKHIYQLWKDADNKGERYLPHEFMYKMLLSGVLEQYYQIDPRNSWMLAAAEKNLPIIVPGWEDSTMGNIFASYCIKKDIKPTTMRSGIEYMTWLADWYVKNSGGQGVGFFQIGGGIAGDFPICVVPMLYQDMEMEDIPFWSYFCQISDSTTSYGSYSGAVPNEKITWGKLDINTPKFIVESDATIVAPLIFAWLLNW